In the genome of Desulfofarcimen acetoxidans DSM 771, one region contains:
- the thrS gene encoding threonine--tRNA ligase has translation MIKVSLKDGSTREYEPGITIIQVAEDISPGLARSALAGKINGKAVDLSTALEDNVSLEILTFNDPEGQEIYRHSSSHVLAQAVQRLFPGTKLAIGPAIKDGFYYDFDSEHKFTPADMEKIEAEMNKIIKENQPFKRFELSRAEAIDKFTDLDEKYKVELINDLPGDAVISCYEQGGWCDLCAGPHVPSTGSLKAVKLTSLAGAYWRGSEKNKMLQRFYGTSFPKKALLDEHINRIEEAKRRDHRKLGAELELFSVMEEGPGFPFFHPKGMILRNELEKFWRQEHEKRGYQEIRTPIILNRVLWEQSGHWDHYKENMYFTQIDNFDFAVKPMNCPGSMLIYKSKLHSYREFPIRMGELGLVHRHELSGVLHGLMRVRCFTQDDAHIFMLPGQVKDEIIGVIDLVDDFYSIFGFKYHVELSTKPEKAMGSDEVWDMATNTLKEAIEAKGLDYKVNEGDGAFYGPKIDFHLEDCLGRTWQCGTIQLDFLMPEKFDLSYVGEDGQKHRPVMLHRVVFGSIERFIGILTEHFAGAFPTWLAPVQVRVLPITDRQSDYAVRVVDRLKETGIRVELDQRNEKIGYKIREAQTQKIPYMLVIGDKELEKELVAIRHRSQGDLGISTLEDFIDKLQEEIRDKK, from the coding sequence ATGATTAAGGTTAGTCTGAAAGATGGTTCAACCAGGGAGTATGAGCCAGGTATCACGATTATACAAGTAGCTGAAGATATTAGCCCTGGTTTGGCCAGGTCAGCTTTAGCAGGTAAAATAAACGGTAAAGCTGTGGATTTAAGCACTGCTCTTGAAGATAATGTCTCTTTGGAAATTCTTACTTTTAATGACCCGGAAGGACAGGAGATTTATCGCCACAGCAGCTCGCATGTGTTGGCACAGGCGGTTCAACGCCTGTTTCCCGGAACTAAACTGGCCATTGGGCCGGCTATTAAAGATGGTTTTTATTATGATTTCGATTCTGAACATAAATTTACCCCGGCTGATATGGAGAAAATTGAAGCCGAGATGAATAAGATTATTAAAGAAAACCAGCCCTTTAAACGCTTTGAGTTGTCCCGCGCAGAGGCCATAGATAAATTTACGGACCTAGATGAAAAATATAAAGTAGAGCTAATTAATGACTTGCCGGGAGATGCTGTAATTTCCTGCTATGAACAAGGCGGCTGGTGTGATCTGTGCGCAGGTCCGCATGTTCCCTCAACAGGCAGCTTGAAGGCAGTCAAACTTACGAGTCTGGCCGGTGCTTACTGGCGAGGCAGCGAGAAGAACAAAATGCTGCAGCGGTTTTACGGTACCTCATTTCCCAAAAAAGCTCTGCTGGATGAGCATATTAACAGGATTGAAGAGGCTAAACGCAGAGATCACCGTAAGCTGGGCGCTGAATTGGAATTATTCAGTGTAATGGAAGAAGGTCCCGGGTTCCCGTTTTTTCATCCCAAGGGTATGATTTTGCGCAATGAATTAGAAAAATTCTGGCGACAGGAGCATGAAAAAAGAGGTTACCAGGAGATACGCACCCCAATTATTCTGAACAGAGTTCTCTGGGAGCAGTCCGGCCACTGGGATCATTACAAGGAGAATATGTATTTTACCCAAATAGACAATTTTGATTTTGCTGTAAAACCAATGAACTGTCCCGGAAGTATGCTGATTTATAAATCTAAATTGCACAGTTATCGCGAGTTCCCAATCAGGATGGGGGAACTTGGTTTGGTTCACCGCCATGAGCTGTCTGGTGTGCTGCACGGCTTAATGCGGGTAAGGTGCTTTACTCAGGATGATGCGCACATCTTTATGCTGCCGGGGCAGGTTAAGGACGAGATTATTGGAGTTATTGATCTGGTCGATGATTTCTACAGTATATTCGGTTTCAAATACCATGTGGAGTTGTCTACTAAACCGGAGAAAGCCATGGGATCTGATGAAGTCTGGGATATGGCCACCAATACTTTAAAAGAGGCTATTGAAGCAAAAGGTTTGGACTATAAGGTTAATGAAGGCGATGGGGCCTTTTACGGGCCGAAGATTGATTTTCATCTGGAAGATTGTCTGGGACGTACCTGGCAGTGCGGGACTATACAATTGGACTTTTTAATGCCGGAAAAATTCGATTTGAGCTATGTGGGAGAAGATGGCCAAAAGCACCGCCCGGTAATGCTGCACAGAGTTGTTTTCGGCAGCATCGAACGTTTTATAGGTATTCTGACCGAGCATTTTGCCGGTGCTTTTCCGACCTGGTTGGCACCCGTTCAGGTCAGGGTATTGCCCATTACTGATCGCCAGTCAGATTACGCTGTAAGAGTAGTGGATAGACTGAAAGAGACCGGTATAAGGGTGGAGCTTGATCAACGCAATGAAAAGATAGGATATAAAATACGTGAGGCACAGACCCAAAAAATACCCTATATGCTGGTAATAGGTGATAAAGAGCTGGAAAAAGAATTGGTAGCTATACGCCACCGCTCACAGGGTGATTTAGGAATAAGTACGCTGGAGGACTTCATTGATAAATTGCAAGAGGAAATAAGGGATAAAAAATGA